One Mya arenaria isolate MELC-2E11 chromosome 7, ASM2691426v1 genomic window carries:
- the LOC128241547 gene encoding hemicentin-1-like isoform X2, with the protein MKFLIILWTFYNAVSYADSLECLQCDNIEHPNTCNVTTECHSGQLCGTGSPAVSIVGKRQTLACHECCSTNNCNNKLCEHSKPSACVDSVTVDCALLHSLFNVCSDVQHAKSVCPRFCGLCSLVDGDWATWGAWSGCDVTCESGTQVRIRTCTNPEPANGGVNCVGDSTQHKQCTKQLCPVHGGWSGWSGWSPCSATCDVGMSQRGRSCTNPKPSRAGDYCPDMPQQFKICTAGPCSTWMDWGSWTSCSVTCGVGLQRRYRNCTSTSSILGIGCVGSNDQTETCSNSTCVQVAFNAHGHQALSGSVITFPTVILNEGNAFNETSGLFTAPFSGNYFFSAQVCGQTRQNIFFNIKKSNTDMSTTYLTSAYGYDQGSYPCSPSSVVTKLHVGDHVWVYMSSGLGSLYDSGTNYWCSFTGSLLSVSG; encoded by the exons CGTTACCACGGAATGCCATTCAGGACAG CTATGTGGCACGGGTTCTCCGGCTGTTTCAATCGTTGGTAAACGTCAGACTCTCGCCTGTCACGAGTGTTGTTCTACAAATAACTGTAACAACAAACTTTGCGAACACAGCAAGC cgTCTGCCTGCGTTGACTCGGTAACAGTGGATTGCGCGTTGCTGCATTCTTTATTCAACGTGTGTTCCGACGTTCAGCATGCTAAAAGCGTTTGTCCAAGATTTTGTGGACTTTGTAGTCTAG TTGACGGAGACTGGGCAACCTGGGGTGCGTGGTCTGGTTGTGACGTCACATGTGAAAGCGGGACACAGGTGCGCATACGCACATGCACCAATCCAGAACCAGCAAATGGCGGAGTTAATTGTGTGGGGGATAGTACCCAGCATAAACAGTGCACAAAACAGCTATGTCCTG TTCATGGCGGATGGAGTGGATGGTCAGGCTGGAGTCCTTGCTCGGCTACGTGTGACGTCGGTATGTCCCAGAGAGGGCGGTCCTGTACCAACCCAAAACCCAGCCGAGCAGGGGACTACTGTCCGGATATGCCACAGCAATTCAAGATATGCACTGCAGGTCCATGCTCAA cCTGGATGGACTGGGGCTCGTGGACGTCATGCAGCGTGACGTGTGGGGTTGGCCTTCAACGTAGATACCGGAACTGTACGTCGACGTCATCTATTCTTGGCATAGGCTGTGTAGGAAGTAACGACCAAACAGAGACGTGTAGTAACTCAACTT GTGTACAGGTGGCCTTCAACGCTCACGGCCACCAGGCGCTGTCCGGGTCCGTCATTACCTTTCCAACAGTCATCCTGAACGAAGGGAACGCGTTCAATGAGACATCCGGACTTTTTACGGCGCCTTTCAGTGGAAACTACTTCTTTTCCGCACAAGTCTGTGGTCAAACccgacaaaatattttttttaacatcaaGAAAAGTAATACAGACATGTCCACGACGTACCTCACCTCAGCCTATGGTTATGACCAAGGCAGCTACCCATGTAGCCCCTCATCCGTGGTCACCAAACTCCACGTGGGTGACCACGTGTGGGTGTACATGAGCAGTGGTTTAGGGAGTCTTTATGACTCAGGAACAAACTACTGGTGTTCGTTCACCGGCTCACTGCTCAGCGTGTCCGGCTAA
- the LOC128241547 gene encoding A disintegrin and metalloproteinase with thrombospondin motifs adt-1-like isoform X1, protein MKFLIILWTFYNAVSYADSLECLQCDNIEHPNTCNVTTECHSGQSCFLKTTQTSPTAQFEMGCEDNQLCGTGSPAVSIVGKRQTLACHECCSTNNCNNKLCEHSKPSACVDSVTVDCALLHSLFNVCSDVQHAKSVCPRFCGLCSLVDGDWATWGAWSGCDVTCESGTQVRIRTCTNPEPANGGVNCVGDSTQHKQCTKQLCPVHGGWSGWSGWSPCSATCDVGMSQRGRSCTNPKPSRAGDYCPDMPQQFKICTAGPCSTWMDWGSWTSCSVTCGVGLQRRYRNCTSTSSILGIGCVGSNDQTETCSNSTCVQVAFNAHGHQALSGSVITFPTVILNEGNAFNETSGLFTAPFSGNYFFSAQVCGQTRQNIFFNIKKSNTDMSTTYLTSAYGYDQGSYPCSPSSVVTKLHVGDHVWVYMSSGLGSLYDSGTNYWCSFTGSLLSVSG, encoded by the exons CGTTACCACGGAATGCCATTCAGGACAG TCgtgctttttaaaaacaacacaaacgtCACCGACTGCACAGTTTGAAATGGGATGTGAAGATAATCAG CTATGTGGCACGGGTTCTCCGGCTGTTTCAATCGTTGGTAAACGTCAGACTCTCGCCTGTCACGAGTGTTGTTCTACAAATAACTGTAACAACAAACTTTGCGAACACAGCAAGC cgTCTGCCTGCGTTGACTCGGTAACAGTGGATTGCGCGTTGCTGCATTCTTTATTCAACGTGTGTTCCGACGTTCAGCATGCTAAAAGCGTTTGTCCAAGATTTTGTGGACTTTGTAGTCTAG TTGACGGAGACTGGGCAACCTGGGGTGCGTGGTCTGGTTGTGACGTCACATGTGAAAGCGGGACACAGGTGCGCATACGCACATGCACCAATCCAGAACCAGCAAATGGCGGAGTTAATTGTGTGGGGGATAGTACCCAGCATAAACAGTGCACAAAACAGCTATGTCCTG TTCATGGCGGATGGAGTGGATGGTCAGGCTGGAGTCCTTGCTCGGCTACGTGTGACGTCGGTATGTCCCAGAGAGGGCGGTCCTGTACCAACCCAAAACCCAGCCGAGCAGGGGACTACTGTCCGGATATGCCACAGCAATTCAAGATATGCACTGCAGGTCCATGCTCAA cCTGGATGGACTGGGGCTCGTGGACGTCATGCAGCGTGACGTGTGGGGTTGGCCTTCAACGTAGATACCGGAACTGTACGTCGACGTCATCTATTCTTGGCATAGGCTGTGTAGGAAGTAACGACCAAACAGAGACGTGTAGTAACTCAACTT GTGTACAGGTGGCCTTCAACGCTCACGGCCACCAGGCGCTGTCCGGGTCCGTCATTACCTTTCCAACAGTCATCCTGAACGAAGGGAACGCGTTCAATGAGACATCCGGACTTTTTACGGCGCCTTTCAGTGGAAACTACTTCTTTTCCGCACAAGTCTGTGGTCAAACccgacaaaatattttttttaacatcaaGAAAAGTAATACAGACATGTCCACGACGTACCTCACCTCAGCCTATGGTTATGACCAAGGCAGCTACCCATGTAGCCCCTCATCCGTGGTCACCAAACTCCACGTGGGTGACCACGTGTGGGTGTACATGAGCAGTGGTTTAGGGAGTCTTTATGACTCAGGAACAAACTACTGGTGTTCGTTCACCGGCTCACTGCTCAGCGTGTCCGGCTAA
- the LOC128240872 gene encoding zinc finger protein 883-like, producing the protein MASTCTDTEPNTKENTNEVPAANDHSWKDTNVMTDTEMEDICSSDDVPVTDDDSEEDNDSLTDTDTVPSTTDSTNEVPEANAHSGKDKNVNSNTEIESSSANICITDEVPIVNDVSETDQSNVCSQTNALRNNIQAQKVVKSVMETSDIKDGGTLENIKEEDTECAAMSNEQQCDYTLKNNTVSKKRRKLANSDIKKPHKCRFCSKSFRNTTCRKNHENLHTNTKPYSCDICNKSFHQSGNLTSHMKKHGKRDTVNCPVCKKTLASSSNLTHHLRVHTGERPYKCKECGKTFVQSGDLGRHLKIHTGEKEYECDVCNQRFITSSQLNNHSTIHTGEKKYECAICRKSFRLVGVLHTHMKMHSGEKRYQCTVCEKKFTQKAHLVSHMLVHTKEKPHKCDVCGQAFAHPATLKGHLATHTKERDYSCETCGKCFVTKSVLNSHKKTHEDVGKPFVCDVCSASFARAAYLKKHMTIHSGERVKHECKLCNDFFTTKRSLMDHLNLHLGFRPHQCNLCEKKFTTKTSLTTHLKTHNNVKKHDCLICKRKFANAAGLEKHMEVHSKDERSVLTNMQT; encoded by the coding sequence ATGGCCAGTACATGTACAGATACTGAACCTAATACTAAAGAGAACACAAATGAGGTACCGGCTGCTAATGATCATTCATGGAAAGATACTAATGTTATGACTGACACAGAAATGGAAGATATTTGTAGTTCAGATGATGTTCCTGTTACTGATGATGATTCAGAGGAAGATAATGATAGTTTGACTGATACAGACACTGTGCCTTCTACTACAGATAGCACAAATGAGGTACCTGAAGCAAATGCTCATTCAGGGaaagataaaaatgttaatagcAATACAGAGATAGAAAGTTCTTCTGCAAACATTTGTATCACAGATGAGGTGCCTATTGTTAATGATGTATCAGAGACTGATCAGAGCAATGTATGTTCACAGACAAATGCATTGCGTAACAATATTCAAGCTCAAAAGGTTGTGAAATCTGTTATGGAGACTAGTGATATTAAAGATGGAGGCACACTAGAAAACATCAAGGAAGAAGATACTGAGTGTGCAGCAATGTCAAATGAACAACAGTGCGattatacattaaaaaacaacactgtcaGTAAGAAAAGGAGGAAGTTGGCAAATTCTGACATAAAAAAGCCACACAAGTGTAGATTCTGTTCAAAATCATTCAGAAACACAACATGTAGAAAGAATCATGAGAATTTGCACACAAATACCAAACCATACTCCTGTGATATCTGCAACAAATCATTTCACCAATCAGGCAATCTGACCAGTCATATGAAGAAGCATGGAAAGAGAGACACAGTGAATTGTCCTGTATGCAAGAAAACGCTGGCCTCATCATCGAATCTTACCCACCATTTGAGAGTTCATACAGGAGAGAGACCATACAAGTGCAAAGAGTGTGGAAAGACATTTGTACAAAGTGGAGATCTAGGTCGCCATTTGAAGATACATACTGGTGAAAAGGAGTATGAATGTGATGTTTGCAACCAGAGATTTATCACATCCAGCCAACTTAACAACCACAGCACCATCCACACTGGAGAAAAGAAGTATGAGTGTGCTATATGTCGCAAGAGCTTCAGACTTGTAGGCGTTCTACATACTCACATGAAGATGCACTCAGGAGAGAAGAGATACCAGTGCACGGTTTGTGAGAAGAAGTTCACACAGAAGGCGCACTTGGTTTCTCACATGTTGGTTCATACGAAAGAGAAGCCCCACAAATGTGATGTCTGTGGCCAGGCATTTGCGCATCCAGCTACTCTGAAAGGTCATCTGGCAACTCATACGAAAGAAAGGGACTACTCTTGTGAGACATGTGGAAAATGTTTTGTAACAAAATCTGTACTAAACAGCCACAAAAAGACTCATGAGGATGTTGGGAAGCCATTTGTGTGTGATGTGTGTAGCGCTAGTTTTGCTAGAGCCGCTTACCTTAAGAAACATATGACAATACATTCTGGGGAGAGAGTCAAACATGAATGCAAGctttgtaatgatttttttaccaCTAAGCGTAGTCTCATGGACCATCTTAATTTACACCTTGGATTTCGACCTCACCAATGCAACCTGTGTGAAAAAAAGTTCACCACGAAAACCTCACTGACAACGCATCTGAAGACgcataataatgtaaaaaaacatgacTGTTTGATTTGTAAAAGGAAGTTTGCAAATGCTGCTGGCCTTGAGAAGCATATGGAAGTGCATAGTAAGGATGAAAGATCAGTTTTAACCAACATGCAAACTTAA